The following proteins are encoded in a genomic region of Rhizobium sp. NLR16a:
- a CDS encoding type IV toxin-antitoxin system AbiEi family antitoxin domain-containing protein, which yields MPSSVTQRQIARTVLTERGIARFVELRNAGVTAATMSRMERDGEVLRLARGLYQLPDAQLDASHSLAEVAKRAPKAVICLVSALAFHSLTDQLPGQIWLAIGRKDWPPKLEAPAVRIVRFTDSLLNDSVETHIIEGVPVRVFGIAKTIADCFRYRNKIGLSVAIEGLQEALRQRRATPGEIANQAERGGVGSVIRPYLEALTANG from the coding sequence ATGCCCAGTTCAGTCACGCAACGCCAAATCGCTCGGACCGTGCTAACCGAGCGCGGAATAGCACGTTTCGTCGAACTGCGGAACGCAGGGGTGACGGCTGCCACCATGAGCCGAATGGAACGAGATGGTGAAGTGCTGCGGCTTGCCCGCGGTCTCTATCAACTTCCTGATGCGCAGCTCGACGCCAGCCACAGCCTGGCGGAGGTTGCCAAACGCGCGCCCAAAGCCGTTATCTGCCTCGTTTCGGCATTGGCATTTCACAGCCTGACAGATCAGCTCCCCGGACAAATCTGGCTTGCCATAGGCCGTAAGGACTGGCCGCCGAAGCTGGAAGCCCCCGCTGTGCGCATCGTGCGCTTCACAGACAGCCTTCTCAACGACAGCGTCGAAACCCATATCATTGAAGGCGTTCCTGTGAGGGTCTTTGGAATCGCCAAGACAATTGCCGATTGCTTTCGATATCGCAACAAGATCGGCCTTTCGGTAGCGATAGAAGGGCTGCAGGAGGCGCTGCGGCAACGAAGGGCTACTCCTGGCGAAATCGCCAACCAGGCCGAACGCGGTGGCGTTGGCTCTGTGATCCGGCCGTATCTCGAGGCGCTGACCGCCAATGGCTAA
- a CDS encoding helix-turn-helix transcriptional regulator, whose product MDMRKLVGSNFARLRREKGLTQEEVEARSGFSQQYLSSLERGRRNPTVITIYELAQALDVSHVELVRPIGETQVSTQTGA is encoded by the coding sequence ATGGACATGCGCAAACTGGTCGGCTCGAATTTTGCCCGCCTGCGTCGGGAGAAAGGCCTGACACAGGAAGAGGTCGAGGCGCGTTCTGGTTTCAGCCAGCAATATCTTAGTAGCCTGGAGCGAGGTCGTCGCAACCCAACTGTGATTACGATTTATGAACTGGCTCAAGCATTAGATGTCAGCCACGTCGAATTAGTGCGACCGATTGGTGAGACCCAAGTGAGTACGCAAACAGGCGCATAA